The Leptospira meyeri region TCCTTCAAATTCAGAAGCCACAGCATAAAAAGATTCTTTTTGGTAGGATTCATCATCTTTGAATTGGAGTTCTGTAGTTTTTGCAATTTCTTTCCATGATCCATCTGTTTTACGAAAGATATGGTATGCGACTGCACTAGGAGAACCTTCCCATTGCAGAATTGTCGCACCTGCATACAAACCTTTGGAAGCTGTTAAATTTTTTGGTCTTGGTTTTAATACTTCGGAAGGATCTAAATGTGCGGAAACATAATAGCTGGCTTCTCCGATGAGTTGGTTCCTTTCAGGAATGACTTGGTAGATCTCGCTATCTCCATTGCGGCTAGCTTTTAAATCGATATAAGATGTTTTTTCGGTTTTGCCCAAAAATCGGTAGATCCTTGCCATTGGATTCCATTTATAAATAGCATAAGTAGTGGAGATAGGTTGTTTGTCCCATTCCAATAGAATTCTATCGTTAGTAGGAGCAACGGTCGCCCGAAGGTTGGTAACAGGAAGAATTCCTGCTGGTTTTGTTGGGTCAACCGCATAACCGTCGTTTGAGTCAATAGATGCTTTTGATAAGTAGTTTTCATCTAGGCTTGCCACTCGGTAATTGTATGCCGTATTTTTTTGGATTCCAAAGTCTTCAAAGAATGCTTGTTTAGAGAGTCCAACGAGTTGGTATTTACTATCAATTTTGCGTTTCCGATACACTTCATAACCAATGGCTCTTTTTTCTCTTGACCAACTGATCCGAATGCGATCTGAAAAATCCCCTCGGGAGGCAAATACTTCTTTTGGTGGGAAAAGATTGTGTTCCCCATAATCGAGTGCTTCTAAAGCATTATTTAGTTTCATCTGTGTTAGAAGTTCGTTTTCCGTTTCAGAATCAGCTACATAGACGGACTTTGTGTATTTAGGAAAGGTGTCGTAAGATATCCATAAATACCCTTGGTCTCCCCAGGTTGTCCCCCAAGAATTCCATACTTTGAATGCTTTCTTTTTATCATTAAATCCTAAGATCACTAAAGACTGAGCACCTAAAATTTCGCCTGTTCCTATTTCAAAAACCGTATCTGGTTTTGGATCTCTAAAATTTTCATAAACCAAGTAACCAATTAATACGGGTCTTTTTTCGGTTAATGCTAGTTTGATGGTTGTTAAATCATGTGGTTCAATTCGATAAATTCTTCGAAGCCTTGCTTTTCTTCCTAATTCGACTATATCTGCTTTGGGTCTCGTGCGAAAGCTGGAAGAGGATTCGTTCATCTGTTCCAAAGAGACGGAACCTCGACTTTCCGCAAGAAC contains the following coding sequences:
- a CDS encoding fibronectin type III domain-containing protein — its product is MLRNNKRRIAIGTIFIALTLMMVGFQSKPITGKTESKSSSRKLGLIPDPFELYQSIPPFRSEQSSSDLPGNFEFTNEFPTPSDQGIYKDNVGYTVGYGLISYLEAKKKGIRNLSSVAPTSANGQKILYSPNFIYNQLNSGKDQAVSLLDGLVLAESRGSVSLEQMNESSSSFRTRPKADIVELGRKARLRRIYRIEPHDLTTIKLALTEKRPVLIGYLVYENFRDPKPDTVFEIGTGEILGAQSLVILGFNDKKKAFKVWNSWGTTWGDQGYLWISYDTFPKYTKSVYVADSETENELLTQMKLNNALEALDYGEHNLFPPKEVFASRGDFSDRIRISWSREKRAIGYEVYRKRKIDSKYQLVGLSKQAFFEDFGIQKNTAYNYRVASLDENYLSKASIDSNDGYAVDPTKPAGILPVTNLRATVAPTNDRILLEWDKQPISTTYAIYKWNPMARIYRFLGKTEKTSYIDLKASRNGDSEIYQVIPERNQLIGEASYYVSAHLDPSEVLKPRPKNLTASKGLYAGATILQWEGSPSAVAYHIFRKTDGSWKEIAKTTELQFKDDESYQKESFYAVASEFEGNLFSFPSEPDIGFPSLVAGRSSGIKSPELIVTENHKTSEFSFSWNPIPKVTSYKIYMRKKNDPEWSLVKETSDTNFKLQNLTKNQFYFFAIQSVSKGIGESLFSKPVTSVISDTVVDIKKVKTFGESAIQKFIGPWTAMYWDGKNKVKPVRLTIEAEDIEGNIIMKWNENEIFRGKNIVDSDLLEEKGKWKIKLSPNYDSLSGEFEDKGLVPEKSQLSFIRE